A single window of Nicotiana tomentosiformis chromosome 1, ASM39032v3, whole genome shotgun sequence DNA harbors:
- the LOC104104325 gene encoding transcription factor bHLH121-like translates to MDQLNNGAMYQSNYLSNHCLAELNQLPSDVAIPPNGFHSESSTKQQPEAELKDSLAARKVQKADREKLRRDRLNEQFMELGKTLDPDRPKNDKASILSDTVQMLKDLTAQVSRLKSEYAALTDESRELTQEKNDLREEKASLKSDIESLNAQYQQRVRTMYPWAGMDHSMVMHPPSYSYPMPVPVPAGPVPMHPSLQPYPFFSNQNPAVVPNPCSSFLQYMTPNTLIEQQSAQYMSPIIQPGSMTRQDSRNKSSDQGESRIDKSEDSNEVATDLELKTPGSASDQDLSSGQRKSKRMSKKDNSLTDGSSSSRCSSSHSVQAISSNSVVRGTKTDD, encoded by the exons ATGGATCAATTGAACAACGGCGCGATGTATCAATCAAATTACCTTTCAAATCATTGTTTAGCAGAGTTAAATCAGCTGCCTTCTGATGTTGCCATACCTCCTAATGGCTTCCATTCTGAATCCAG CACTAAACAACAGCCAGAAGCAGAACTCAAAGACTCTTTGGCTGCAAGAAAAGTGCAGAAGGCAGATCGAGAAAAATTAAGGAGGGACCGCTTAAACGAGCAGTTCATGGAATTAGGAAAGACTCTTG ATCCTGATAGGCCTAAAAATGACAAAGCATCCATCCTTAGTGATACCGTTCAAATGCTGAAGGATTTGACTGCTCAGGTTAGCAGACTAAAATCTGAGTATGCTGCACTTACTGATGAAAGCCGTGAG CTGACCCAGGAGAAGAATGATCTTAGAGAAGAGAAGGCATCTCTTAAATCTGATATTGAGAGCCTTAATGCCCAATATCAACAAAGAGTAAGGACTATGTATCCATGGGCCGGGATGGATCATTCCATGGTCATGCATCCACCTTCATATTCGTATCCGATGCCTGTTCCGGTTCCAGCTGGACCAGTTCCAATGCATCCATCTCTGCAGCCCTATCCTTTCTTCAGCAATCAAAATCCTGCAGTTGTTCCAAACCCCTGTTCATCTTTTCTTCAATACATGACTCCCAATACGTTAATTGAACAGCAATCGGCTCAGTATATGTCTCCGATAATCCAACCTGGTAGTATGACCAGACAAGACTCTAGAAATAAGTCATCAGATCAAGGAGAGAGCAGGATTGACAAAAGTGAAGATTCCAATGAAGTGGCAACAGATTTAGAGCTCaagacacctggatctgcatctGATCAG GACCTTTCATCTGGACAAAGGAAATCCAAAAGGATGTCAAAGAAGGATAACAGCCTCACAGATGGAAGTTCGTCTAGTAGATGTTCGTCATCCCATAGTGTACAGGCCATTTCTTCAAATAGTGTAGTTAGGGGAACAAAGACAGATGATTGA
- the LOC104104324 gene encoding protein XAP5 CIRCADIAN TIMEKEEPER, with product MSGMGDGYVGTAQDAVRIRRLEKQREAERRKIQELKNKTASSKGQPGLLQFGSSTSEILETAFKKETVGLVTREQYVEKRVTIKTKLEEEEKEKLQKLQQEEEELQLQKLKKRKIKADPRLSFCDDLDNGNEDEDEENKNEESDKRVWRKFGKDPTVETSFLPDSEREAEEQAERERLRKQWVREQELIKNEPLQITYSYWDGTGHRRVIQVRKGDSIGEFLRAVQQQLAPEFREVRTTSVENLLYVKEDLIIPHQHSFYELIINKARGKSGPLFHFDVHEDVRTIADATIEKDESHAGKVVERHWYEKNKHIFPASRWEIYDPTKKWERYTIHGD from the exons ATGTCGGGCATGGGAGATGGGTACGTGGGTACGGCCCAAGACGCCGTTAGAATCCGACGGCTTGAAAAGCAGAGAGAAGCAGAGAGGCGAAAAATTCAGGAGCTCAAGAATAAGACTGCTTCATCTAAAGGCCAACCTGGTCTTCTTCAATTCGGGTCCAGTACATCCGAG attcTCGAGACTGCTTTTAAAAAGGAAACTGTTGGTCTTGTTACAAGGGAGCAATATGTTGAGAAG AGGGTCACTATTAAAACCAAGCTCGAAGAGGAAGAAAAGGAGAAGCTTCAGAAATTGCAACAAGA GGAGGAAGAGCTTCAGTTACAAAAGCTTAAAAAGAGGAAGATAAAGGCTGACCCTCGGCTATCTTTTTGCGATGATTTGGATAATGGCAACGAAGATGAAGACGAGGAAAACA AGAATGAAGAATCTGACAAGCGTGTGTGGAGAAAATTTGGCAAAGATCCTACAGTAGAGACCAGCTTCTTACCGGACAG TGAGAGGGAGGCAGAGGAACAAGCTGAGCGTGAAAGGCTCCGGAAACAGTGGGTGCGCGAGCAGGAGCTAATCAAAA ACGAGCCTCTACAAATCACTTACAGCTATTGGGACGGAACAGGCCACAGACGAGTGATCCAG GTGAGGAAGGGTGATTCCATAGGGGAGTTTCTTCGGGCTGTTCAGCAGCAGCTTGCACCTGAGTTTCGAGAGGTTCGAACTACTTCAGTGGAGAATCTTCTTTATGTGAAAGAAGATCTAATCATTCCTCAT CAACACAGTTTCTATGAGCTGATTATAAACAAAGCCAGGGGAAAGAGTGGACCG CTTTTTCACTTTGATGTCCATGAAGATGTGCGGACCATTGCTGATGCTACTATAGAGAAGGATGAG TCACATGCTGGGAAAGTTGTAGAGAGGCATTGGTATGAAAAGAACAAGCATATATTTCCAGCTTCTCGGTGGGAG ATATATGACCCGACAAAGAAGTGGGAACGGTATACAATTCACGGGGATTAA
- the LOC104104322 gene encoding translocon-associated protein subunit alpha has protein sequence MTIRVFFVLALLLFSSSFLQVARAQSDPEAEVVEGIEEGGDLGIVGDDVQDFSSESYSPAPGIETICVFPKNPSKVVAAGEERELLVGMKNDGESNLNIIAIQASVHLPFDHRYLVQNLSVQAFNNATVPPSAQATFPYIFAVSKFMQPGSFDLVGTIIYEIDQNAYQNVFYNGTIEVTEPGGMLSVESVFLFCLGVALLGLLGLWIRGQLQNLSKKTKRAPKAKVEVGTATTDASMDEWLQGTAYTQSQSNKLKKKK, from the exons ATGACAATTAGGGTTTTCTTCGTCCTGGCTCTTCTCCTCTTCTCTTCATCATTTCTTCAAG ttgctAGAGCTCAATCCGACCCTGAAGCAGAAGTGGTTGAGGGTATCGAGGAAGGAGGGGATCTTGGAATTGTTGGTGATGATGTCCAAGATTTTAGCAGTGAGAGTTATAGTCCTGCACCTGGGATTGAAACGATTTGTGTTTTCCCTAAAAACCCTTCTAAAG TAGTGGCAGCTGGTGAGGAGAGAGAGCTGTTGGTTGGAATGAAAAATGATG GGGAATCAAATCTGAATATCATTGCCATCCAAGCCAGTGTTCACCTTCCCTTTGATCATCGCTATTTGGTTCAAAATCTTTCTGTTCAG GCTTTTAACAACGCAACAGTTCCTCCTTCTGCTCAGGCTACCTTTCCATATATATTTGCTGTCAGCAAATTTATGCAG CCTGGAAGTTTTGATCTCGTGGGCACAATTATTTACGAGATAGACCAGAACGCTTATCAAAATGTGTTCTACAATGGAACTATTGAAGTGACTGAACCtggtggtatgctcagtgttgAGTCTGTTTTCCTGTTTTGTCTTGGAGTTGCCCTCCTTGGTCTTCTCGGGCTCTGGATACGTGGCCAGCTACAAAATCTCTCAAAG AAAACTAAGAGAGCACCAAAGGCAAAGGTTGAAGTTGGAACTGCAACAACTGATGCATCCATGGATGAATGGTTGCAG GGAACTGCATATACTCAGTCGCAATCCAAcaaattgaagaagaagaagtga
- the LOC104104321 gene encoding proline-rich protein 4 isoform X1: protein MGLQSLCGRVLLGLSLTLLLSSFCFADDKTIKVFGIGECADCKENNINTIHAFSGLHVSIDCKLENGEIKTRGEGELDKDGKFEVSLPKEMIKDGKLKEECYAQLHSASAAPCPAHNGIESSKIMIIKTDGKHSLKPTGNVKFSTALCTSAFLWPYFKYPPLPKLPPFPKDHPWKKNFPYFPPLNHFGHPFPLPPIPPIFKKPCPPTVPKPNPPSVPVYNPTPEPPVVKPLPPPVPTYKPKPMPPPVPIYKPKPEPPVVKPKPPSVPVYKPKPKPPSVPIYKPKPNPPSVPTYKPKPKPPVKKPCPPKAKPPAVPTYKPKPKPEPPVVKPLPPPVPIYKPTPKPPVVKPLPPPVPVYKPPVVKPLPPPVPVYKPPVVKPLPPPVPVYEPPVVKPLPPPVPIYKPIPPFYKKPCPPLPQLPPFPKVPPFHHPFFPPLPPSIPHP, encoded by the exons ATGGGGCTGCAGTCACTTTGTGGCAGAGTCCTCCTCGGACTGTCCCTGACTTTATTACTCTCTAGTTTCTGCTTTGCTGATGACAAGACAATCAAAGTTTTTGGAATTGGAGAATGCGCTGATTGCAAAGAGAATAACATTAACACCATTCATGCTTTCTCAG GGCTTCATGTAAGCATTGACTGCAAGCTTGAGAATGGAGAAATCAAAACAAGGGGTGAAGGAGAGCTTGACAAAGATGGCAAGTTTGAAGTGTCACTTCCTAAGGAAATGATAAAAGATGGCAAGCTAAAGGAAGAATGCTATGCACAATTACACAGTGCATCAGCTGCACCATGTCCTGCACACAATGGCATTGAATCTTCCAAGATTATGATCATCAAAACTGATGGAAAACACTCATTAAAACCTACTGGAAATGTTAAATTCTCAACAGCATTGTGCACTTCTGCTTTCTTGTGGCCTTACTTTAAATACCCACCATTGCCAAAGTTGCCACCTTTCCCTAAAGATCATCCTTGGAAGAAAAATTTCCCTTATTTTCCACCATTGAATCACTTTGGCCACCCTTTCCCTCTTCCCCCTATTCCTCCCATTTTCAAAAAGCCATGTCCTCCTACAGTTCCAAAGCCAAATCCTCCTTCGGTTCCCGTTTACAATCCTACACCAGAACCACCAGTAGTAAAGCCACTTCCTCCTCCAGTTCCAACTTACAAACCAAAACCAATGCCTCCTCCAGTTCCCATTTACAAACCTAAACCAGAACCACCAGTAGTAAAGCCTAAGCCTCCTTCAGTTCCTGTTTACAAACCAAAACCAAAGCCTCCTTCAGTTCCCATTTACAAGCCCAAGCCTAATCCTCCTTCTGTTCCTACTTACAAGCCTAAACCAAAGCCTCCAGTTAAAAAGCCATGCCCTCCTAAAGCAAAGCCTCCTGCAGTTCCCACTTACAAACCCAAGCCCAAACCAGAACCACCAGTAGTAAAGCCACTTCCTCCTCCAGTTCCAATCTATAAACCAACACCAAAGCCACCAGTAGTAAAACCACTTCCTCCACCAGTTCCAGTATATAAGCCACCAGTAGTAAAGCCACTGCCTCCTCCAGTTCCAGTATACAAGCCGCCAGTAGTGAAGCCACTGCCTCCTCCAGTTCCAGTATACGAGCCACCAGTCGTAAAACCTCTGCCACCACCTGTTCCAATTTACAAGCCAATCCCACCATTCTACAAAAAACCATGCCCACCACTTCCACAGCTTCCACCTTTCCCTAAAGTTCCTCCTTTCCACCATCCATTCTTCCCACCACTTCCTCCTTCTATTCCTCACCCATAA
- the LOC104104321 gene encoding proline-rich protein 4 isoform X4, with protein MGLQSLCGRVLLGLSLTLLLSSFCFADDKTIKVFGIGECADCKENNINTIHAFSGLHVSIDCKLENGEIKTRGEGELDKDGKFEVSLPKEMIKDGKLKEECYAQLHSASAAPCPAHNGIESSKIMIIKTDGKHSLKPTGNVKFSTALCTSAFLWPYFKYPPLPKLPPFPKDHPWKKNFPYFPPLNHFGHPFPLPPIPPIFKKPCPPTVPKPNPPSVPVYNPTPEPPVVKPLPPPVPTYKPKPMPPPVPIYKPKPEPPVVKPKPPSVPVYKPKPKPPSVPIYKPKPNPEPPVVKPLPPPVPIYKPTPKPPVVKPLPPPVPVYKPPVVKPLPPPVPVYKPPVVKPLPPPVPVYEPPVVKPLPPPVPIYKPIPPFYKKPCPPLPQLPPFPKVPPFHHPFFPPLPPSIPHP; from the exons ATGGGGCTGCAGTCACTTTGTGGCAGAGTCCTCCTCGGACTGTCCCTGACTTTATTACTCTCTAGTTTCTGCTTTGCTGATGACAAGACAATCAAAGTTTTTGGAATTGGAGAATGCGCTGATTGCAAAGAGAATAACATTAACACCATTCATGCTTTCTCAG GGCTTCATGTAAGCATTGACTGCAAGCTTGAGAATGGAGAAATCAAAACAAGGGGTGAAGGAGAGCTTGACAAAGATGGCAAGTTTGAAGTGTCACTTCCTAAGGAAATGATAAAAGATGGCAAGCTAAAGGAAGAATGCTATGCACAATTACACAGTGCATCAGCTGCACCATGTCCTGCACACAATGGCATTGAATCTTCCAAGATTATGATCATCAAAACTGATGGAAAACACTCATTAAAACCTACTGGAAATGTTAAATTCTCAACAGCATTGTGCACTTCTGCTTTCTTGTGGCCTTACTTTAAATACCCACCATTGCCAAAGTTGCCACCTTTCCCTAAAGATCATCCTTGGAAGAAAAATTTCCCTTATTTTCCACCATTGAATCACTTTGGCCACCCTTTCCCTCTTCCCCCTATTCCTCCCATTTTCAAAAAGCCATGTCCTCCTACAGTTCCAAAGCCAAATCCTCCTTCGGTTCCCGTTTACAATCCTACACCAGAACCACCAGTAGTAAAGCCACTTCCTCCTCCAGTTCCAACTTACAAACCAAAACCAATGCCTCCTCCAGTTCCCATTTACAAACCTAAACCAGAACCACCAGTAGTAAAGCCTAAGCCTCCTTCAGTTCCTGTTTACAAACCAAAACCAAAGCCTCCTTCAGTTCCCATTTACAAGCCCAAGCCTAATC CAGAACCACCAGTAGTAAAGCCACTTCCTCCTCCAGTTCCAATCTATAAACCAACACCAAAGCCACCAGTAGTAAAACCACTTCCTCCACCAGTTCCAGTATATAAGCCACCAGTAGTAAAGCCACTGCCTCCTCCAGTTCCAGTATACAAGCCGCCAGTAGTGAAGCCACTGCCTCCTCCAGTTCCAGTATACGAGCCACCAGTCGTAAAACCTCTGCCACCACCTGTTCCAATTTACAAGCCAATCCCACCATTCTACAAAAAACCATGCCCACCACTTCCACAGCTTCCACCTTTCCCTAAAGTTCCTCCTTTCCACCATCCATTCTTCCCACCACTTCCTCCTTCTATTCCTCACCCATAA
- the LOC104104321 gene encoding proline-rich protein 4 isoform X3: MGLQSLCGRVLLGLSLTLLLSSFCFADDKTIKVFGIGECADCKENNINTIHAFSGLHVSIDCKLENGEIKTRGEGELDKDGKFEVSLPKEMIKDGKLKEECYAQLHSASAAPCPAHNGIESSKIMIIKTDGKHSLKPTGNVKFSTALCTSAFLWPYFKYPPLPKLPPFPKDHPWKKNFPYFPPLNHFGHPFPLPPIPPIFKKPCPPTVPKPNPPSVPVYNPTPEPPVVKPLPPPVPIYKPKPEPPVVKPKPPSVPVYKPKPKPPSVPIYKPKPNPPSVPTYKPKPKPPVKKPCPPKAKPPAVPTYKPKPKPEPPVVKPLPPPVPIYKPTPKPPVVKPLPPPVPVYKPPVVKPLPPPVPVYKPPVVKPLPPPVPVYEPPVVKPLPPPVPIYKPIPPFYKKPCPPLPQLPPFPKVPPFHHPFFPPLPPSIPHP, encoded by the exons ATGGGGCTGCAGTCACTTTGTGGCAGAGTCCTCCTCGGACTGTCCCTGACTTTATTACTCTCTAGTTTCTGCTTTGCTGATGACAAGACAATCAAAGTTTTTGGAATTGGAGAATGCGCTGATTGCAAAGAGAATAACATTAACACCATTCATGCTTTCTCAG GGCTTCATGTAAGCATTGACTGCAAGCTTGAGAATGGAGAAATCAAAACAAGGGGTGAAGGAGAGCTTGACAAAGATGGCAAGTTTGAAGTGTCACTTCCTAAGGAAATGATAAAAGATGGCAAGCTAAAGGAAGAATGCTATGCACAATTACACAGTGCATCAGCTGCACCATGTCCTGCACACAATGGCATTGAATCTTCCAAGATTATGATCATCAAAACTGATGGAAAACACTCATTAAAACCTACTGGAAATGTTAAATTCTCAACAGCATTGTGCACTTCTGCTTTCTTGTGGCCTTACTTTAAATACCCACCATTGCCAAAGTTGCCACCTTTCCCTAAAGATCATCCTTGGAAGAAAAATTTCCCTTATTTTCCACCATTGAATCACTTTGGCCACCCTTTCCCTCTTCCCCCTATTCCTCCCATTTTCAAAAAGCCATGTCCTCCTACAGTTCCAAAGCCAAATCCTCCTTCGGTTCCCGTTTACAATCCTACACCAGAACCACCAGTAGTAAAGCCACTTC CTCCTCCAGTTCCCATTTACAAACCTAAACCAGAACCACCAGTAGTAAAGCCTAAGCCTCCTTCAGTTCCTGTTTACAAACCAAAACCAAAGCCTCCTTCAGTTCCCATTTACAAGCCCAAGCCTAATCCTCCTTCTGTTCCTACTTACAAGCCTAAACCAAAGCCTCCAGTTAAAAAGCCATGCCCTCCTAAAGCAAAGCCTCCTGCAGTTCCCACTTACAAACCCAAGCCCAAACCAGAACCACCAGTAGTAAAGCCACTTCCTCCTCCAGTTCCAATCTATAAACCAACACCAAAGCCACCAGTAGTAAAACCACTTCCTCCACCAGTTCCAGTATATAAGCCACCAGTAGTAAAGCCACTGCCTCCTCCAGTTCCAGTATACAAGCCGCCAGTAGTGAAGCCACTGCCTCCTCCAGTTCCAGTATACGAGCCACCAGTCGTAAAACCTCTGCCACCACCTGTTCCAATTTACAAGCCAATCCCACCATTCTACAAAAAACCATGCCCACCACTTCCACAGCTTCCACCTTTCCCTAAAGTTCCTCCTTTCCACCATCCATTCTTCCCACCACTTCCTCCTTCTATTCCTCACCCATAA
- the LOC104104321 gene encoding proline-rich protein 4 isoform X6, protein MGLQSLCGRVLLGLSLTLLLSSFCFADDKTIKVFGIGECADCKENNINTIHAFSGLHVSIDCKLENGEIKTRGEGELDKDGKFEVSLPKEMIKDGKLKEECYAQLHSASAAPCPAHNGIESSKIMIIKTDGKHSLKPTGNVKFSTALCTSAFLWPYFKYPPLPKLPPFPKDHPWKKNFPYFPPLNHFGHPFPLPPIPPIFKKPCPPTVPKPNPPSVPVYNPTPEPPVVKPLPPPVPIYKPKPKPEPPVVKPLPPPVPIYKPTPKPPVVKPLPPPVPVYKPPVVKPLPPPVPVYKPPVVKPLPPPVPVYEPPVVKPLPPPVPIYKPIPPFYKKPCPPLPQLPPFPKVPPFHHPFFPPLPPSIPHP, encoded by the exons ATGGGGCTGCAGTCACTTTGTGGCAGAGTCCTCCTCGGACTGTCCCTGACTTTATTACTCTCTAGTTTCTGCTTTGCTGATGACAAGACAATCAAAGTTTTTGGAATTGGAGAATGCGCTGATTGCAAAGAGAATAACATTAACACCATTCATGCTTTCTCAG GGCTTCATGTAAGCATTGACTGCAAGCTTGAGAATGGAGAAATCAAAACAAGGGGTGAAGGAGAGCTTGACAAAGATGGCAAGTTTGAAGTGTCACTTCCTAAGGAAATGATAAAAGATGGCAAGCTAAAGGAAGAATGCTATGCACAATTACACAGTGCATCAGCTGCACCATGTCCTGCACACAATGGCATTGAATCTTCCAAGATTATGATCATCAAAACTGATGGAAAACACTCATTAAAACCTACTGGAAATGTTAAATTCTCAACAGCATTGTGCACTTCTGCTTTCTTGTGGCCTTACTTTAAATACCCACCATTGCCAAAGTTGCCACCTTTCCCTAAAGATCATCCTTGGAAGAAAAATTTCCCTTATTTTCCACCATTGAATCACTTTGGCCACCCTTTCCCTCTTCCCCCTATTCCTCCCATTTTCAAAAAGCCATGTCCTCCTACAGTTCCAAAGCCAAATCCTCCTTCGGTTCCCGTTTACAATCCTACACCAGAACCACCAGTAGTAAAGCCACTTC CTCCTCCAGTTCCCATTTACAAAC CCAAGCCCAAACCAGAACCACCAGTAGTAAAGCCACTTCCTCCTCCAGTTCCAATCTATAAACCAACACCAAAGCCACCAGTAGTAAAACCACTTCCTCCACCAGTTCCAGTATATAAGCCACCAGTAGTAAAGCCACTGCCTCCTCCAGTTCCAGTATACAAGCCGCCAGTAGTGAAGCCACTGCCTCCTCCAGTTCCAGTATACGAGCCACCAGTCGTAAAACCTCTGCCACCACCTGTTCCAATTTACAAGCCAATCCCACCATTCTACAAAAAACCATGCCCACCACTTCCACAGCTTCCACCTTTCCCTAAAGTTCCTCCTTTCCACCATCCATTCTTCCCACCACTTCCTCCTTCTATTCCTCACCCATAA
- the LOC104104321 gene encoding proline-rich protein 4 isoform X5, whose amino-acid sequence MGLQSLCGRVLLGLSLTLLLSSFCFADDKTIKVFGIGECADCKENNINTIHAFSGLHVSIDCKLENGEIKTRGEGELDKDGKFEVSLPKEMIKDGKLKEECYAQLHSASAAPCPAHNGIESSKIMIIKTDGKHSLKPTGNVKFSTALCTSAFLWPYFKYPPLPKLPPFPKDHPWKKNFPYFPPLNHFGHPFPLPPIPPIFKKPCPPTVPKPNPPSVPVYNPTPEPPVVKPLPPPVPTYKPKPMPEPPVVKPKPPSVPVYKPKPKPPSVPIYKPKPNPEPPVVKPLPPPVPIYKPTPKPPVVKPLPPPVPVYKPPVVKPLPPPVPVYKPPVVKPLPPPVPVYEPPVVKPLPPPVPIYKPIPPFYKKPCPPLPQLPPFPKVPPFHHPFFPPLPPSIPHP is encoded by the exons ATGGGGCTGCAGTCACTTTGTGGCAGAGTCCTCCTCGGACTGTCCCTGACTTTATTACTCTCTAGTTTCTGCTTTGCTGATGACAAGACAATCAAAGTTTTTGGAATTGGAGAATGCGCTGATTGCAAAGAGAATAACATTAACACCATTCATGCTTTCTCAG GGCTTCATGTAAGCATTGACTGCAAGCTTGAGAATGGAGAAATCAAAACAAGGGGTGAAGGAGAGCTTGACAAAGATGGCAAGTTTGAAGTGTCACTTCCTAAGGAAATGATAAAAGATGGCAAGCTAAAGGAAGAATGCTATGCACAATTACACAGTGCATCAGCTGCACCATGTCCTGCACACAATGGCATTGAATCTTCCAAGATTATGATCATCAAAACTGATGGAAAACACTCATTAAAACCTACTGGAAATGTTAAATTCTCAACAGCATTGTGCACTTCTGCTTTCTTGTGGCCTTACTTTAAATACCCACCATTGCCAAAGTTGCCACCTTTCCCTAAAGATCATCCTTGGAAGAAAAATTTCCCTTATTTTCCACCATTGAATCACTTTGGCCACCCTTTCCCTCTTCCCCCTATTCCTCCCATTTTCAAAAAGCCATGTCCTCCTACAGTTCCAAAGCCAAATCCTCCTTCGGTTCCCGTTTACAATCCTACACCAGAACCACCAGTAGTAAAGCCACTTCCTCCTCCAGTTCCAACTTACAAACCAAAACCAATGC CAGAACCACCAGTAGTAAAGCCTAAGCCTCCTTCAGTTCCTGTTTACAAACCAAAACCAAAGCCTCCTTCAGTTCCCATTTACAAGCCCAAGCCTAATC CAGAACCACCAGTAGTAAAGCCACTTCCTCCTCCAGTTCCAATCTATAAACCAACACCAAAGCCACCAGTAGTAAAACCACTTCCTCCACCAGTTCCAGTATATAAGCCACCAGTAGTAAAGCCACTGCCTCCTCCAGTTCCAGTATACAAGCCGCCAGTAGTGAAGCCACTGCCTCCTCCAGTTCCAGTATACGAGCCACCAGTCGTAAAACCTCTGCCACCACCTGTTCCAATTTACAAGCCAATCCCACCATTCTACAAAAAACCATGCCCACCACTTCCACAGCTTCCACCTTTCCCTAAAGTTCCTCCTTTCCACCATCCATTCTTCCCACCACTTCCTCCTTCTATTCCTCACCCATAA
- the LOC104104321 gene encoding proline-rich protein 4 isoform X2 produces MGLQSLCGRVLLGLSLTLLLSSFCFADDKTIKVFGIGECADCKENNINTIHAFSGLHVSIDCKLENGEIKTRGEGELDKDGKFEVSLPKEMIKDGKLKEECYAQLHSASAAPCPAHNGIESSKIMIIKTDGKHSLKPTGNVKFSTALCTSAFLWPYFKYPPLPKLPPFPKDHPWKKNFPYFPPLNHFGHPFPLPPIPPIFKKPCPPTVPKPNPPSVPVYNPTPEPPVVKPLPPPVPTYKPKPMPEPPVVKPKPPSVPVYKPKPKPPSVPIYKPKPNPPSVPTYKPKPKPPVKKPCPPKAKPPAVPTYKPKPKPEPPVVKPLPPPVPIYKPTPKPPVVKPLPPPVPVYKPPVVKPLPPPVPVYKPPVVKPLPPPVPVYEPPVVKPLPPPVPIYKPIPPFYKKPCPPLPQLPPFPKVPPFHHPFFPPLPPSIPHP; encoded by the exons ATGGGGCTGCAGTCACTTTGTGGCAGAGTCCTCCTCGGACTGTCCCTGACTTTATTACTCTCTAGTTTCTGCTTTGCTGATGACAAGACAATCAAAGTTTTTGGAATTGGAGAATGCGCTGATTGCAAAGAGAATAACATTAACACCATTCATGCTTTCTCAG GGCTTCATGTAAGCATTGACTGCAAGCTTGAGAATGGAGAAATCAAAACAAGGGGTGAAGGAGAGCTTGACAAAGATGGCAAGTTTGAAGTGTCACTTCCTAAGGAAATGATAAAAGATGGCAAGCTAAAGGAAGAATGCTATGCACAATTACACAGTGCATCAGCTGCACCATGTCCTGCACACAATGGCATTGAATCTTCCAAGATTATGATCATCAAAACTGATGGAAAACACTCATTAAAACCTACTGGAAATGTTAAATTCTCAACAGCATTGTGCACTTCTGCTTTCTTGTGGCCTTACTTTAAATACCCACCATTGCCAAAGTTGCCACCTTTCCCTAAAGATCATCCTTGGAAGAAAAATTTCCCTTATTTTCCACCATTGAATCACTTTGGCCACCCTTTCCCTCTTCCCCCTATTCCTCCCATTTTCAAAAAGCCATGTCCTCCTACAGTTCCAAAGCCAAATCCTCCTTCGGTTCCCGTTTACAATCCTACACCAGAACCACCAGTAGTAAAGCCACTTCCTCCTCCAGTTCCAACTTACAAACCAAAACCAATGC CAGAACCACCAGTAGTAAAGCCTAAGCCTCCTTCAGTTCCTGTTTACAAACCAAAACCAAAGCCTCCTTCAGTTCCCATTTACAAGCCCAAGCCTAATCCTCCTTCTGTTCCTACTTACAAGCCTAAACCAAAGCCTCCAGTTAAAAAGCCATGCCCTCCTAAAGCAAAGCCTCCTGCAGTTCCCACTTACAAACCCAAGCCCAAACCAGAACCACCAGTAGTAAAGCCACTTCCTCCTCCAGTTCCAATCTATAAACCAACACCAAAGCCACCAGTAGTAAAACCACTTCCTCCACCAGTTCCAGTATATAAGCCACCAGTAGTAAAGCCACTGCCTCCTCCAGTTCCAGTATACAAGCCGCCAGTAGTGAAGCCACTGCCTCCTCCAGTTCCAGTATACGAGCCACCAGTCGTAAAACCTCTGCCACCACCTGTTCCAATTTACAAGCCAATCCCACCATTCTACAAAAAACCATGCCCACCACTTCCACAGCTTCCACCTTTCCCTAAAGTTCCTCCTTTCCACCATCCATTCTTCCCACCACTTCCTCCTTCTATTCCTCACCCATAA